A region from the Melioribacter roseus P3M-2 genome encodes:
- a CDS encoding T9SS type A sorting domain-containing protein, protein MKSIYLTILFVFLTSIILAQYDDPYQFFPANLGDHWEYTWAGGDLHYTVLRDSIDPKDSSRFIFFYDPPLYYGADYRIDRNYNVFNVPQFDNRHVYKLNAQVGERWVVIVEDSSKWEESMVSGIYEGYVFGKRTLIKEIQHFKLKLWTKPDSLIDTTFLDVEKLAYGFGLISNENYVLQPLLLRGCRINGVTYGIVDVKDESTTVPSSFVLFQNYPNPFNPSTIIRYKVSAAGKITLKVYDMLGREIITLVNEEKQPGIYEVKFDGTGLPTGIYFYQMITNEAIQTKKMILQK, encoded by the coding sequence ATGAAATCAATTTATTTAACAATTTTATTTGTATTCTTAACATCAATTATTTTAGCTCAGTATGATGACCCGTATCAATTTTTTCCGGCTAATTTAGGCGACCATTGGGAATATACATGGGCGGGAGGAGACCTGCATTATACAGTACTGCGCGATTCGATAGACCCGAAAGACAGCAGCAGGTTTATATTTTTTTATGATCCGCCTTTGTATTATGGCGCTGATTATAGAATAGACAGGAATTATAATGTTTTCAACGTCCCTCAATTCGATAACCGACATGTCTACAAATTAAATGCACAGGTAGGTGAACGGTGGGTTGTTATAGTTGAAGATTCCAGCAAGTGGGAAGAATCGATGGTAAGCGGAATTTATGAGGGGTATGTATTTGGGAAACGCACATTAATAAAGGAGATTCAGCATTTTAAACTTAAACTTTGGACAAAGCCAGATTCTCTTATTGATACAACTTTTCTTGATGTAGAAAAATTAGCTTACGGATTTGGTCTTATATCAAATGAGAATTATGTATTACAACCTCTTTTATTGAGAGGCTGCAGAATAAACGGAGTAACTTATGGTATAGTTGATGTAAAAGACGAGTCTACTACTGTCCCATCCAGTTTTGTTCTCTTTCAAAATTACCCCAATCCGTTTAATCCTTCAACTATTATTCGATATAAAGTATCTGCTGCCGGGAAGATTACTCTAAAAGTCTACGACATGCTTGGAAGGGAAATCATAACACTTGTTAACGAAGAAAAGCAGCCAGGAATTTACGAGGTAAAATTCGATGGAACTGGATTGCCAACGGGCATATATTTTTACCAAATGATTACAAATGAAGCTATACAAACAAAAAAAATGATACTACAAAAGTAA
- a CDS encoding T9SS type A sorting domain-containing protein has product MKTLKYLVTLYITISFQLFAQVYNCVTVSVQEVPAQSKGRWLPSEGTVNVLIIFAEFPDDNYDINNTRWVKGNAPQNMNNWVDQTWSANPTLGSLTHYFNEMSGNKLHFIGKEVHVIAPHTRDWYMNNYISNRRGNIQKEIIQQLDTTWDFAEFDNWDWVSDYTYYNNADTYVDMIIFVWRNISGDLSNPYQGLIDLGFVSNYGDLGDIGIINVDNNQRKIATSFGGRDSIPYGSGVTVRNYLTEDPFRNVIHEFSHYLIGNNDYHNGFGFWGMLSAWGIRTYVANAWERYRLGWISDSTTYTINNTTQTLTGRNLGDFVTGGNAYRFVINSSSQEYFFIENHQKLSYWENNAPFWGSHDGSVENGIYVIRKVGSPNRTNPSSWLQLIPADGRYNWEVNQAVDNPWGSGQLPVFKQLIPNKTNGYHDNQYIPFTYAGLISPQPIHFTENPVTQEPVVDIRFHGDSNDAFRIGYNQVFSPWSNPNNQRAANQTTPFGFEITNFSNGVYTLNIYVNTAENASPSKPQNLHFTYTDPDHPSLAWDLNTEPDISSYKIYRSYDNSSFYLAGVVSHPTNTFIDYEISYTKPIWEKSVKYYVVAVDNTNLTSVPSNQVEIAGIMQDPLPKLNANNFSEVYSEKYNFSLFKNYPNPFNPATKIRFSLPEASFVTLKVYDVLGREIKELVNEVKPSGEYEVEFNGSNLPSGTYVYKLTAGKYSAVGKMTLMK; this is encoded by the coding sequence ATGAAAACGCTAAAATATCTTGTAACTTTGTATATTACTATATCTTTCCAATTGTTTGCACAAGTATACAATTGTGTTACTGTATCAGTACAAGAAGTTCCGGCGCAATCAAAAGGAAGATGGCTTCCTTCCGAAGGAACAGTAAATGTATTAATTATCTTCGCGGAATTTCCAGATGACAACTATGATATTAATAATACAAGATGGGTTAAAGGCAACGCTCCTCAAAATATGAATAATTGGGTCGATCAAACATGGTCAGCTAACCCTACTCTAGGTTCGCTAACTCATTATTTTAACGAAATGTCCGGCAACAAGCTTCATTTTATTGGAAAAGAAGTTCACGTAATTGCACCGCATACAAGAGATTGGTATATGAATAATTACATCAGTAATCGAAGAGGCAATATTCAAAAAGAAATAATCCAACAACTTGATACAACATGGGATTTTGCTGAGTTTGATAACTGGGATTGGGTAAGTGATTATACATACTATAATAATGCCGATACATACGTTGACATGATCATTTTTGTCTGGAGAAATATTTCAGGAGATTTAAGTAATCCCTATCAAGGTTTAATAGATTTAGGATTTGTAAGCAATTATGGTGATTTGGGAGATATAGGAATTATTAATGTGGACAACAACCAGAGGAAAATAGCAACGTCATTTGGTGGGAGGGATTCAATACCATACGGTTCCGGTGTGACAGTAAGAAATTATTTAACCGAGGACCCATTCAGAAATGTAATACATGAATTTTCTCATTATTTAATTGGTAACAACGATTATCATAATGGCTTCGGTTTCTGGGGAATGCTTTCAGCTTGGGGGATAAGAACATATGTAGCTAATGCGTGGGAAAGATACCGTTTGGGCTGGATTTCAGATTCTACAACATATACAATAAATAATACGACACAGACTCTTACGGGAAGAAACCTCGGCGATTTCGTAACAGGAGGAAATGCTTATAGATTTGTGATTAATTCATCATCACAAGAATATTTTTTCATAGAAAATCATCAAAAATTATCGTATTGGGAAAATAATGCTCCTTTCTGGGGTTCTCATGATGGAAGTGTTGAAAACGGTATTTATGTAATCAGAAAAGTCGGTTCTCCAAATCGAACAAATCCATCCTCATGGCTGCAGCTTATTCCTGCAGATGGACGTTACAATTGGGAAGTAAATCAAGCAGTAGACAATCCGTGGGGCTCTGGTCAATTGCCTGTCTTTAAGCAATTAATTCCAAATAAAACGAACGGATATCATGATAATCAGTATATTCCTTTTACTTATGCAGGTTTAATAAGTCCTCAGCCAATTCATTTTACAGAAAATCCTGTTACTCAGGAACCTGTAGTAGATATACGATTTCATGGTGATAGTAACGACGCATTTCGTATAGGTTATAATCAAGTATTTTCTCCATGGAGTAACCCAAACAATCAAAGAGCAGCAAATCAAACAACACCGTTTGGTTTTGAAATAACAAATTTCAGCAATGGTGTATATACGTTAAATATTTATGTAAATACCGCTGAAAATGCATCTCCTTCAAAACCGCAAAATCTACACTTTACATACACAGATCCCGACCATCCATCGTTAGCCTGGGATTTAAATACGGAACCGGATATATCAAGTTACAAAATATACCGCAGTTATGATAATTCATCTTTTTATTTAGCCGGCGTAGTATCTCATCCAACAAACACATTTATCGATTATGAAATAAGTTATACAAAACCAATATGGGAAAAATCAGTGAAATATTATGTTGTCGCAGTTGATAATACTAATTTAACTTCGGTACCAAGCAATCAGGTTGAAATCGCAGGAATTATGCAAGATCCATTACCGAAGTTAAATGCAAATAATTTTTCTGAAGTATATAGCGAGAAGTATAATTTTAGTTTATTTAAAAACTATCCCAATCCGTTTAACCCCGCTACGAAAATCAGATTTAGCTTGCCCGAAGCGAGCTTTGTTACACTGAAAGTATATGATGTGCTTGGCAGAGAAATAAAAGAATTGGTAAACGAAGTTAAACCGTCCGGAGAATATGAAGTTGAATTTAACGGAAGTAATTTGCCGAGCGGCACATATGTTTACAAACTAACCGCAGGAAAATATTCTGCAGTCGGTAAAATGACTTTGATGAAATAA
- the mgrA gene encoding L-glyceraldehyde 3-phosphate reductase: protein MEYLASGNRYDKMKYNRCGKSGLKLPAISLGLWHNFGGVDVFENGRAIVRRAFDLGITHFDLANNYGPPPGSAEENFGVILKKDLKPYRDELIISTKAGWGMWPGPYGDFGSRKYLIASLDQSLKRMGLEYVDIFYHHRPDPETPLEETMGALDQILRSGKALYVGISQYKPEQTKKAVDILKQMGHHLLIHQPRYSMFDRWIEEGLTDVLEKEGVGAIVFSPLEQGLLTDKYLKGIPEGSRASKPWGFLKPDRITQDKLEKVEKLNELASRRNQSLAQMAIAWVLRKPVITSALIGASKVEQVEDAVKALDNLEFSSEELNEIEKILTE, encoded by the coding sequence ATGGAATATTTAGCTTCCGGAAACAGATACGACAAAATGAAATACAACCGCTGCGGGAAGAGCGGCTTAAAACTACCGGCAATTTCATTGGGATTGTGGCATAACTTTGGCGGAGTCGACGTTTTCGAAAACGGGCGGGCTATTGTACGCCGCGCGTTCGATCTCGGCATTACTCATTTCGATCTGGCAAACAATTACGGACCGCCTCCGGGCTCCGCAGAAGAAAACTTCGGGGTCATTTTGAAAAAAGATTTGAAGCCTTACAGAGACGAATTAATCATTTCCACAAAGGCGGGATGGGGAATGTGGCCGGGCCCTTACGGAGACTTCGGCTCGCGTAAGTATTTGATCGCATCCCTCGATCAAAGCCTTAAAAGAATGGGATTGGAGTATGTCGATATTTTTTATCATCATCGTCCCGACCCTGAAACTCCTCTGGAAGAGACAATGGGCGCGCTCGACCAGATTTTAAGAAGCGGAAAAGCTTTGTATGTGGGAATTTCACAATACAAGCCCGAACAAACCAAAAAAGCGGTCGACATTCTGAAGCAGATGGGGCATCATTTGTTAATTCATCAACCGCGTTACAGCATGTTCGACAGATGGATCGAAGAAGGGCTTACGGACGTGCTCGAAAAGGAAGGAGTCGGAGCCATTGTATTTTCTCCGCTGGAGCAGGGACTTCTTACCGATAAATATTTAAAGGGAATTCCCGAGGGTTCGCGCGCTTCCAAACCGTGGGGCTTTTTGAAACCGGACAGAATTACGCAGGATAAACTGGAAAAAGTGGAAAAACTGAACGAGCTTGCCTCGCGCAGAAATCAATCGTTGGCTCAAATGGCAATCGCATGGGTATTGCGCAAACCGGTTATTACTTCGGCGTTAATCGGCGCAAGCAAAGTAGAACAGGTTGAAGACGCAGTCAAAGCGCTCGACAATCTTGAATTCAGTTCGGAAGAGCTGAACGAAATAGAGAAAATATTAACGGAATAA
- the bfr gene encoding bacterioferritin, with amino-acid sequence MKGDAKLLDVLNDLLADELTAISQYMVHSEMCEQWGYGKLHEAIEKQAIDEMHHAEWLIQRILFLEGTPVVNKLKKMKIGKSVPDFINNDQEAEADAVKAYNDAIALARKVGDESTAELLTKILKMEEGHVEWAEKQRVQIEQMGLDGYLSNQV; translated from the coding sequence ATGAAAGGAGATGCAAAATTACTCGATGTATTAAACGATTTATTGGCTGACGAATTAACAGCCATTAGCCAGTATATGGTTCATTCCGAAATGTGCGAACAATGGGGATACGGAAAATTGCACGAAGCCATCGAAAAACAGGCAATCGACGAAATGCATCATGCCGAATGGCTCATTCAAAGAATTCTGTTTCTCGAAGGCACTCCGGTCGTAAACAAACTGAAAAAAATGAAAATCGGTAAGTCGGTTCCAGATTTTATCAACAACGACCAGGAAGCCGAAGCTGATGCGGTAAAAGCTTATAACGACGCCATTGCTCTAGCGCGTAAAGTAGGCGACGAATCGACCGCCGAATTGTTGACCAAAATTCTTAAAATGGAAGAAGGACACGTCGAATGGGCGGAAAAACAACGCGTTCAAATCGAACAGATGGGCCTCGACGGATACCTCTCTAATCAGGTCTAA
- a CDS encoding NUDIX hydrolase, with protein MNFKVIKSNIVFEGKVFSVKVDDIQYNGSGNLATRQVAVHPGGAVVLPLKSNGKIIFVKQFRYPHNEFVVELPAGKLDKGEDPEKCAVRELKEETGYSPEKVVKLGKIYTTPGFCNETLHIYLAENLTEGEHAREEGEEDMELIEMTLQEAEEKIRNGEIVDAKTISGLMMFKLYNQD; from the coding sequence ATGAATTTCAAAGTAATAAAAAGCAATATAGTTTTCGAAGGGAAAGTATTCAGCGTAAAAGTCGACGATATTCAGTATAACGGCAGCGGTAATCTGGCAACGCGTCAGGTTGCAGTTCATCCGGGAGGAGCCGTCGTACTCCCATTGAAGTCGAACGGGAAGATTATTTTTGTAAAACAATTCAGATATCCTCATAACGAATTTGTCGTAGAATTGCCCGCCGGAAAACTCGATAAAGGCGAAGACCCCGAAAAATGCGCCGTTAGAGAACTAAAAGAAGAAACAGGCTATTCGCCGGAGAAAGTCGTGAAATTAGGTAAGATTTATACAACGCCGGGATTCTGCAATGAAACGCTTCATATTTATCTTGCCGAAAATTTAACCGAAGGAGAACATGCGCGCGAAGAAGGCGAAGAGGATATGGAACTAATCGAAATGACTCTTCAGGAAGCCGAAGAAAAGATACGCAACGGCGAAATAGTAGACGCCAAGACAATCAGCGGACTGATGATGTTCAAGCTTTATAACCAAGATTAG
- the murI gene encoding glutamate racemase yields MNRTNPIGFFDSGIGGLTVVRAVTNLMPNENIVYFGDTARVPYGSKSNDTVIEYSIQAANFLLRKNIKLLVVACNTASSVALNELRRFLTVPVIGMIEPGSQMALSESRSRKIGVIGTYATINNKAYSKQIKKLDPKVQVYEKACPLFVPLAEEGMTNHKAAELIAKEYLTELKEKNIDSLILGCTHYPLLSDIIQKVMGKKVKLIDSGTPAAKIVEDYLNGRQLRNNSVHEGQHEYYVSDLPAKFKLIAERFLGKRIKNIHKVELEELTNE; encoded by the coding sequence ATGAACAGAACGAACCCGATCGGATTTTTCGATTCGGGTATAGGAGGTTTAACGGTCGTAAGAGCCGTTACCAATCTAATGCCTAACGAAAACATTGTTTATTTCGGGGATACCGCAAGAGTGCCCTACGGAAGCAAATCCAACGACACGGTAATCGAATATTCGATTCAGGCCGCAAATTTTTTGCTGAGGAAAAACATCAAACTGCTGGTCGTGGCATGCAACACAGCCTCTTCAGTGGCGCTCAATGAATTACGCAGATTTCTTACGGTGCCTGTAATCGGCATGATCGAACCGGGCTCGCAAATGGCTTTGTCGGAATCTCGAAGCCGTAAAATAGGCGTTATCGGCACTTACGCCACGATAAACAATAAAGCGTATTCGAAACAGATTAAAAAACTCGACCCGAAAGTTCAGGTTTATGAAAAAGCTTGTCCCCTCTTTGTGCCTCTTGCCGAGGAAGGCATGACAAACCACAAAGCAGCCGAATTGATTGCCAAAGAATACCTGACTGAATTAAAAGAAAAAAACATCGACAGCCTCATACTCGGATGCACTCATTATCCTCTTCTAAGCGATATAATTCAAAAAGTTATGGGCAAAAAAGTAAAGCTTATCGATTCAGGAACTCCCGCAGCCAAGATTGTAGAGGATTATCTCAACGGAAGACAACTTCGCAACAATTCCGTTCACGAAGGTCAGCATGAATATTACGTAAGCGACCTGCCGGCAAAATTCAAATTAATCGCGGAGCGCTTCCTGGGCAAGAGAATCAAGAATATCCACAAAGTTGAACTGGAAGAATTGACGAACGAGTGA
- the glnD gene encoding [protein-PII] uridylyltransferase: MNEALKLKEIFFAERDLVFNDADLLKDAFKFSIRWSVLVEEFILRALKDIKLDCAIASVGSFARRELSPYSDIDIMFIYDKVPRNDDTIKQCVTILWDTGIEVSHTVRDFSDINKFLKEDLHAFTQFFETRFICGNDEVYKEWNKKVLSSLKQETKKNLINEYFVDINLRYQKYGASAKVLEPNVKYTAGGLRDLQVLQWIYSLKNDIIIDTQKEITQTEVFLELLKKDKILIPKAAKRLLDSYKFILNTRNHLHLISGHKNDRLEFSDQEKIALRHGYTESNWKEYMRRYFDASNVIKRFTITMSKRFEDEMSKPISDFLSIPLDEDFTMKGNIIYLASDIELTMSVILRAFYYRGLHDARFDDVLRSKIIEAVIDLEESKDTEHQSSVFFREILRLPKNVSKTLNVMNELGVLGAFLPEFGELVNFFQPGVYHCYTADEHTLIALTNLENLRHESNTLSRLFLSVQNKDILYLAVLFHDIAKPITISGHEIIGAEIASSVMERLGYSAEEIQKVQFLVRHHLTMEQVAFRRNLNDPTTLNIFSDLFPDTELLDLLYLLTYADLSAVSPVVWTQWKGELLYELYHKTKRMLEERITGEELLASSMLEIMEQSEVFSDMTVKEHIESIDDLGYLQFYSAEEINQHIEEIEKGSKASVFFKEEAGYTSITVITRDSEALLSRLCGALSINDLNIHDAKIFTRKDGIVIDNFNVTDFRTNEVVDKSRYDKIKSDLILAALNELQITKEFNRIKSKWWRIENKLFKRKGKVKIVFEKHDRYTIIDVFSPDRLGLLYQITRKMNELGLSIYFAKINTKADDIVDSFYILDRHKRKVSANEYELIIQQLTETIEEML, from the coding sequence ATGAACGAAGCGCTTAAATTAAAAGAAATATTTTTTGCGGAACGGGATCTGGTTTTTAACGACGCCGACCTGCTGAAAGACGCATTTAAGTTTTCCATCCGTTGGAGCGTTCTGGTTGAAGAGTTTATTCTCAGAGCTCTCAAAGACATCAAACTCGATTGCGCTATTGCATCAGTCGGAAGTTTTGCCAGACGCGAACTGTCGCCTTATTCGGATATCGATATTATGTTCATCTACGACAAGGTGCCTCGCAACGACGACACTATAAAACAGTGCGTTACAATCCTCTGGGATACAGGCATCGAAGTGTCGCATACGGTCAGGGATTTTTCTGATATAAATAAATTTTTAAAAGAAGACCTTCACGCGTTCACTCAATTTTTCGAGACCCGCTTTATTTGCGGTAACGACGAAGTCTACAAGGAGTGGAACAAAAAAGTTTTGAGCTCTCTAAAGCAAGAAACAAAAAAGAACCTTATAAACGAATACTTTGTAGACATAAATCTCAGGTATCAGAAATACGGCGCATCGGCGAAAGTGCTCGAGCCGAACGTAAAATATACCGCCGGCGGTTTGAGAGATTTACAGGTATTGCAATGGATCTACTCGCTCAAGAACGATATTATTATCGATACGCAAAAAGAGATAACGCAAACTGAAGTTTTTCTCGAACTTCTAAAAAAGGATAAAATACTAATTCCAAAAGCAGCCAAGCGGCTGCTCGACAGTTACAAGTTTATATTGAACACAAGGAACCATCTTCATCTGATATCGGGACACAAAAACGACCGGCTGGAATTCAGCGACCAGGAAAAAATTGCTCTCCGGCACGGATACACCGAGAGCAACTGGAAAGAATATATGCGCCGATATTTCGACGCATCGAATGTTATTAAACGTTTTACGATCACTATGTCCAAACGCTTCGAAGACGAAATGTCGAAACCGATCTCGGACTTCCTTTCCATTCCCCTCGACGAAGATTTTACAATGAAAGGCAATATTATCTATCTCGCCAGCGACATCGAGCTCACGATGTCGGTAATACTGCGGGCATTCTATTATCGGGGATTGCACGACGCTCGTTTCGACGACGTCCTTCGCTCAAAAATTATCGAAGCGGTTATCGATCTGGAAGAATCGAAAGACACGGAACATCAATCTTCCGTTTTTTTCAGAGAGATACTCAGGCTGCCCAAAAATGTGAGCAAAACCCTGAATGTAATGAACGAACTTGGCGTTCTGGGCGCATTCCTTCCGGAATTCGGCGAATTGGTAAATTTCTTTCAGCCTGGCGTTTATCATTGTTATACTGCCGACGAACATACTTTGATTGCGCTGACAAATCTCGAAAATCTCAGACACGAATCGAACACGCTCAGCCGTCTTTTTCTGAGCGTCCAGAATAAAGACATTCTCTATCTGGCTGTTTTGTTTCACGACATTGCAAAACCGATTACAATCTCCGGGCATGAAATAATCGGGGCGGAAATTGCAAGCTCGGTAATGGAAAGGCTCGGTTACAGCGCCGAGGAAATTCAAAAAGTTCAGTTTCTCGTTCGGCACCACCTTACAATGGAACAGGTGGCATTCAGAAGAAATTTAAACGACCCGACTACGTTGAATATCTTTTCCGATTTATTCCCCGACACCGAGCTGCTCGACCTGCTTTATCTGCTTACTTACGCCGATCTTTCCGCGGTTTCTCCCGTTGTATGGACTCAATGGAAAGGCGAACTGCTCTATGAACTCTATCATAAAACCAAACGAATGCTCGAAGAGAGAATTACGGGCGAAGAGCTTTTAGCCTCGAGTATGCTCGAAATAATGGAGCAGTCAGAAGTCTTTTCCGATATGACGGTTAAAGAACATATCGAATCGATTGACGACCTTGGTTATTTACAATTTTACTCGGCCGAAGAAATCAACCAGCATATTGAAGAGATTGAGAAAGGCTCCAAAGCTTCCGTATTTTTCAAAGAGGAAGCGGGCTATACGTCGATAACGGTTATTACACGCGACTCCGAAGCCCTCCTTTCAAGGCTCTGCGGCGCTCTTTCGATTAACGATCTCAATATTCACGACGCAAAAATATTTACGCGCAAAGACGGCATAGTAATCGACAATTTTAACGTGACGGATTTCAGAACGAACGAAGTAGTTGACAAATCGCGCTACGATAAGATAAAATCCGACCTTATCTTAGCCGCATTAAACGAACTCCAGATAACCAAAGAATTCAATCGCATCAAATCCAAATGGTGGCGAATCGAAAACAAACTTTTCAAACGCAAAGGCAAAGTTAAAATCGTTTTCGAAAAACACGATCGATACACAATCATTGACGTATTTTCTCCGGACAGGCTCGGGCTATTGTATCAGATAACGCGTAAAATGAACGAGCTCGGTCTGTCGATTTACTTTGCAAAAATTAATACAAAGGCTGATGATATAGTCGACTCGTTTTATATACTCGACCGTCATAAACGCAAAGTATCGGCTAACGAATACGAACTTATCATTCAGCAGCTAACCGAAACTATCGAAGAAATGTTATAG
- a CDS encoding tyrosine phenol-lyase → MAKRTIKRSWAEPFKIKMVEPIKMTTREYREKCAKEAGYNTFLLKSEDVYIDLLTDSGTNAMSDYQWAGLMMGDEAYAGSRNFYYLWDNIKKYYGMPYFVPTHQGRAAEHIISRIMIKPGDYIPGNMYFTTTRLHQELAGGTFVDVIIDEAHKPQNKHPFKGNIDTDKLEDLIKKVGAKKIPYISMAGPVNMAGGQPFSMQNLKEVHKIAKKHGIKLWFDATRATENAYFIKAREKGYEKKSIEQILKEMCGYFDGIWVSAKKDLMVNIGGFLATRNKKVYEEARNMVVVYEGLHTYGGLAGRDMEAMARGIEEMVKYENVSSRVGQVEYCGKQLEKYGVPLVYPFGGHAIFLDAKKFLPHLKQDLFPAQSLAAEIYIDSGVRGMERGIVSAGRDPKTGENRYPKLELVRLTFPRRVYTQSHIDVAVESIAQVYQDRKKIKGLKMVYEPKYLRFFQAKFVKL, encoded by the coding sequence ATGGCAAAACGGACAATCAAAAGGAGCTGGGCTGAACCATTCAAAATCAAAATGGTCGAACCCATCAAAATGACTACGCGCGAATATCGGGAAAAATGCGCCAAAGAAGCCGGTTACAATACTTTCCTGCTCAAATCCGAAGATGTTTACATCGATCTGCTCACAGACAGCGGTACAAACGCAATGAGCGACTACCAATGGGCAGGTTTGATGATGGGCGACGAAGCCTACGCCGGCAGCAGAAATTTCTACTACCTGTGGGACAATATCAAAAAATATTACGGAATGCCTTACTTCGTTCCAACGCATCAGGGCAGAGCCGCCGAACATATTATTTCCAGAATTATGATTAAGCCCGGCGATTATATTCCAGGCAATATGTACTTTACCACAACCCGGTTGCATCAGGAACTCGCAGGCGGAACATTCGTCGACGTGATAATCGACGAAGCCCATAAACCGCAAAACAAACATCCTTTCAAAGGCAATATCGATACGGACAAACTTGAGGATCTTATTAAAAAAGTAGGAGCCAAAAAAATTCCGTATATCAGCATGGCCGGACCGGTTAATATGGCGGGAGGTCAACCTTTCTCGATGCAAAATCTTAAAGAAGTGCATAAGATTGCAAAGAAACACGGAATAAAATTATGGTTCGACGCTACACGCGCCACCGAGAATGCTTATTTCATTAAAGCGCGCGAAAAAGGTTACGAAAAGAAATCGATCGAACAAATTTTGAAAGAAATGTGCGGCTATTTCGACGGCATTTGGGTCAGCGCAAAAAAAGATTTAATGGTAAACATCGGCGGTTTTTTGGCTACCCGAAACAAAAAAGTTTACGAAGAAGCCCGTAATATGGTTGTAGTTTACGAAGGACTTCATACATACGGAGGCTTGGCGGGCAGGGACATGGAAGCCATGGCAAGAGGCATAGAAGAAATGGTAAAATACGAAAATGTAAGTTCGCGTGTCGGACAGGTGGAATACTGCGGCAAACAGCTCGAAAAATACGGCGTGCCTCTCGTATATCCCTTCGGAGGTCATGCCATCTTTCTGGATGCAAAAAAATTCTTACCGCATCTTAAACAGGATTTATTCCCCGCGCAATCCCTTGCCGCCGAAATTTATATCGACAGCGGCGTCCGCGGCATGGAACGCGGAATTGTATCTGCCGGCAGAGACCCCAAAACCGGCGAAAATCGCTATCCGAAACTTGAATTAGTCCGGCTGACTTTCCCGCGCCGCGTCTATACTCAATCCCATATCGACGTTGCCGTTGAATCGATTGCTCAGGTTTATCAGGACAGAAAGAAAATCAAAGGATTAAAAATGGTCTACGAACCAAAATATTTGAGATTCTTCCAGGCAAAATTCGTAAAATTGTAA
- the queF gene encoding preQ(1) synthase, producing MNEKQKILETFPNPNPERDYIIIHTAPEFTSLCPKTGQPDFATIILEYIPDKLCVELKSYKFYLQSFRNDGIYFEAVTNRILNDLVETLQPRKMKLTAKFNTRGGIHSDIIAEYKKEQ from the coding sequence ATGAACGAAAAACAAAAAATACTCGAAACCTTTCCGAATCCCAATCCGGAAAGAGATTATATCATTATCCATACGGCGCCGGAATTCACTTCTCTTTGTCCCAAAACCGGTCAACCGGATTTTGCGACTATCATTCTGGAATATATTCCCGACAAACTCTGCGTAGAATTGAAATCTTATAAGTTCTATCTCCAGTCGTTCCGGAACGACGGCATCTATTTCGAAGCCGTAACAAACAGAATATTGAATGACCTCGTGGAAACGCTTCAACCGAGAAAAATGAAATTGACCGCTAAATTTAACACACGAGGAGGCATCCATTCCGACATCATTGCAGAATATAAAAAAGAACAATAG